From one Leifsonia soli genomic stretch:
- a CDS encoding sensor histidine kinase, translated as MIGNDGVALRDRILAALFERLRASESTLVADAEVSEQLAAQVDWILDRTFDRLGRPGGVERPTAPAAHGSGVGEKRARQNIHPVDSLSAATVLFDVAFSIISADQDTDVSPADLARALNASIMSAVVPASVGYVNVLLERLAVAHSEERLGISRELHDRVAHSIAAGLQRFQLGGIDAASDPRLREGVQLFSAALDETRAIALDLRHAVGDKRLDEALHDYVGDLDDSGPPVETTVEGAPYRLSTGVQEEAFIIVREAVHNARRHSGAERIRVHSHWDRRSLTISVSDNGHGFAHETVRSGALGLIAAQERAELIGAELEIVPGLGTGTTLTLTIPRDRESE; from the coding sequence GTGATCGGTAACGACGGGGTCGCGCTGCGCGACCGCATCCTGGCGGCACTGTTCGAGCGGCTCCGGGCCTCGGAGAGCACCCTGGTCGCTGATGCGGAGGTCAGCGAGCAGCTCGCTGCGCAGGTCGACTGGATCCTCGACCGCACCTTCGACCGGCTGGGGCGCCCCGGCGGCGTGGAGCGGCCGACCGCACCGGCCGCGCATGGATCCGGGGTCGGCGAGAAGCGGGCGCGCCAGAACATCCACCCGGTCGACAGTCTCAGCGCGGCCACCGTGCTCTTCGATGTCGCGTTCTCGATCATCAGCGCCGACCAGGACACCGACGTCAGCCCCGCCGATCTCGCCCGGGCCCTGAACGCCTCCATCATGAGCGCCGTCGTCCCCGCCTCCGTCGGCTATGTCAACGTCCTGCTCGAGCGTCTGGCGGTCGCCCACAGCGAGGAGCGCCTCGGCATCTCGCGCGAGCTGCACGACCGCGTCGCGCACAGCATCGCGGCCGGTCTCCAGCGATTCCAGCTCGGGGGGATCGACGCCGCGTCGGATCCGCGGCTCCGGGAGGGGGTGCAGCTGTTCAGCGCCGCACTGGACGAGACCCGCGCGATCGCACTCGACCTGCGCCATGCGGTCGGCGACAAGCGCCTCGACGAGGCGCTGCATGACTACGTCGGCGATCTCGACGACTCCGGTCCTCCCGTGGAGACCACGGTCGAGGGCGCGCCGTACCGGCTGTCGACCGGGGTGCAGGAGGAGGCGTTCATCATCGTCCGCGAGGCCGTGCACAACGCCAGGAGGCACTCCGGTGCTGAGCGCATCCGCGTCCACTCGCACTGGGACCGGCGCAGTCTGACCATTTCCGTCAGCGACAACGGCCATGGATTCGCCCATGAGACGGTCCGGTCGGGCGCGCTGGGGCTGATCGCGGCGCAGGAGCGCGCCGAGCTGATCGGCGCCGAGCTCGAGATCGTCCCGGGCCTCGGCACAGGCACGACGCTCACCTTGACCATTCCGAGAGACCGGGAATCCGAATGA
- a CDS encoding ABC transporter permease — protein MFGTYLRRELLNRRKQTIIIAIGMALAIALVIIVDAVSAGVRQAQESVLQSVYGVGTDITVSQPATAQNASGLQGAGGGPRFDFGADAGTETGAGRQVNTSRLEPTRGATVMDASTLTTVKKVDNVQAAAAVLSLTNTSFSGTLPNFQQLRQERESGQGGQPTAPPTGGSDGAGGSSFTVDSFSVLGLDPTGTSVGPLASVTLTGGRSFTSADAGKDVVVLDASYAKTASKAVGDTVTIGGTDFSVIGIVAATGSDATTAANAYIPLDVAQTLSGQTGKISSVYVKAASSGDIDQIKTDLTKSVSGATVSTQADLASTVSGSLGSAGQLIANLGTWLSVIVLAAAFLIAILFTISGVTRRTREFGTLKAIGWSNRRIVGQVAGESVVQGVIGGVIGVAVGLLGVLVVNLISPTLTGSIGRGTTGAAGVRPAAEGAAAGGTGEGAARGFGGAFGAAREAATSSANIALHAPVTLWIIVGAVGLAVLGGLLAGAIGGWRASRLRPAAALRSVA, from the coding sequence ATGTTCGGTACCTACCTCCGGCGCGAACTGCTCAACCGCCGCAAGCAGACGATCATCATCGCCATCGGCATGGCCCTCGCGATCGCGCTGGTCATCATCGTCGACGCGGTCTCCGCGGGGGTGCGCCAGGCGCAGGAGAGCGTGCTCCAGTCCGTCTACGGCGTCGGCACCGACATCACCGTCAGCCAGCCCGCGACGGCGCAGAACGCGTCGGGGCTGCAGGGAGCGGGAGGCGGACCGCGCTTCGACTTCGGCGCAGACGCCGGGACCGAGACCGGCGCCGGCCGACAGGTGAACACCTCCCGCCTCGAACCGACGCGCGGGGCGACCGTCATGGACGCCTCCACCCTCACCACCGTGAAGAAGGTGGACAACGTCCAGGCGGCCGCGGCCGTGCTCTCGCTGACGAACACCAGTTTCAGCGGGACGCTGCCGAACTTCCAGCAGCTGCGCCAGGAGCGCGAGAGCGGTCAGGGCGGGCAGCCGACCGCACCGCCGACGGGCGGTTCGGATGGCGCGGGCGGCAGCTCCTTCACCGTCGACTCGTTCTCCGTGCTCGGCCTCGACCCCACCGGCACGTCGGTCGGGCCGCTCGCCTCGGTCACCCTGACCGGCGGCCGCAGCTTCACGTCCGCCGACGCGGGCAAGGATGTGGTGGTGCTCGACGCGAGCTACGCCAAGACCGCGAGCAAGGCCGTCGGCGACACCGTCACCATCGGCGGGACCGACTTCTCGGTGATCGGGATCGTCGCGGCGACGGGTTCCGATGCGACGACGGCGGCGAACGCGTACATCCCGCTCGACGTCGCCCAGACGCTCTCCGGCCAGACCGGCAAGATCTCCTCCGTCTACGTCAAGGCGGCCTCGTCCGGCGACATCGACCAGATCAAGACCGACCTGACGAAGTCGGTCTCGGGAGCGACCGTCAGCACGCAGGCGGACCTCGCCTCCACGGTGTCCGGCTCCCTCGGAAGCGCCGGCCAGCTCATCGCGAACCTGGGCACCTGGCTTTCCGTGATCGTCCTCGCGGCCGCGTTCCTCATCGCGATCCTCTTCACCATCTCCGGCGTCACCCGGCGCACCCGCGAGTTCGGCACCCTGAAGGCGATCGGCTGGTCCAACCGGCGCATCGTCGGGCAGGTCGCCGGAGAGTCGGTCGTCCAGGGAGTGATCGGCGGTGTGATCGGCGTCGCGGTCGGCCTCCTCGGTGTGCTGGTCGTCAACCTGATCTCGCCGACGCTGACCGGCAGCATCGGGCGCGGCACCACCGGAGCGGCCGGCGTGCGCCCCGCTGCGGAGGGAGCCGCGGCCGGCGGGACCGGCGAGGGCGCCGCGCGCGGCTTCGGCGGCGCGTTCGGTGCGGCCAGGGAGGCGGCGACCAGCTCCGCGAACATCGCACTGCACGCCCCGGTCACGCTCTGGATCATCGTCGGCGCAGTCGGCCTCGCCGTCCTCGGCGGTCTGCTCGCCGGCGCCATCGGCGGGTGGCGCGCCTCGCGTCTCCGCCCCGCCGCAGCCCTGCGCTCGGTCGCCTGA
- a CDS encoding pentapeptide repeat-containing protein — translation MTGTGETIAGEDWYGRELDGVEYSGVVFDDVDFTELRTTGATFTECVFRKVRFNVSEHNDSAFVNCRFESCNFFDASFRRCKLTGSTFQGCEFSLLKVEGGNWSFVGLRRAELRGVSFEGVRLREADLSGARCQEARFDGCDLSAVTLTGADLTAASVVGSDLTGVDPDEVVLRGTVIDERQAVVLAEAFGMVVVPAR, via the coding sequence ATGACAGGCACCGGGGAGACGATCGCAGGCGAGGACTGGTACGGGCGCGAACTCGATGGTGTCGAATACAGCGGGGTCGTGTTCGACGACGTCGACTTCACCGAGCTGCGCACCACCGGCGCGACCTTCACGGAGTGCGTGTTCCGAAAGGTCCGCTTCAACGTGAGCGAGCACAACGACTCGGCGTTCGTGAACTGCCGGTTCGAGTCCTGCAACTTCTTCGACGCGTCCTTCCGGCGGTGCAAGCTCACCGGCAGCACCTTCCAGGGCTGCGAGTTCTCGCTGCTGAAGGTCGAGGGCGGCAACTGGTCGTTCGTCGGCCTGCGCCGCGCCGAACTGCGGGGCGTGTCGTTCGAGGGCGTCCGCCTCCGGGAGGCGGACCTTTCGGGGGCGCGGTGTCAGGAGGCCCGGTTCGACGGGTGCGACCTCAGTGCCGTGACGCTGACCGGAGCCGACCTCACCGCGGCCAGCGTCGTCGGGAGCGACCTGACCGGTGTCGACCCGGACGAGGTCGTGCTCCGCGGCACCGTCATCGACGAGCGGCAGGCGGTCGTGCTGGCCGAGGCGTTCGGGATGGTCGTCGTCCCGGCGCGCTGA
- a CDS encoding ABC transporter ATP-binding protein produces the protein MYTLTDVTKTYSQSKRQVVALSDVTLEIPDGQLVAIQGPTGGGKSTLLQMLGALDRPTSGSVQLGADSLSKQHDGRLAKIRAKEIGFVFQGFNLIPTLTAQENVETALAPLRVGAAERKRRAAEALASVGLADRGNHLPSELSGGQQQRVAIARALVKDPEVLLADEPTGNLDEETRDEIMDLLEGLWRDRGLTVVIVTHDTAVAKRAQRRLHIKHGQVREVA, from the coding sequence ATGTACACCCTCACCGACGTCACCAAGACCTACAGCCAGTCCAAGCGTCAGGTCGTCGCCCTCTCGGACGTGACCCTGGAGATCCCCGACGGCCAGCTGGTCGCCATCCAGGGCCCGACCGGAGGAGGCAAGTCGACCCTGCTGCAGATGCTCGGCGCGCTCGACCGGCCCACCTCCGGGTCGGTGCAGCTGGGAGCCGACAGCCTCTCGAAGCAGCACGACGGACGGCTCGCGAAGATCCGCGCGAAGGAGATCGGCTTCGTCTTCCAGGGCTTCAACCTGATCCCGACCCTCACCGCCCAGGAGAACGTGGAGACGGCCCTCGCCCCGCTCCGGGTGGGCGCGGCCGAGCGCAAGCGCCGTGCCGCAGAGGCCCTCGCCTCGGTCGGACTGGCCGACCGTGGCAACCACCTGCCGTCGGAGCTCTCCGGCGGCCAGCAGCAGCGCGTCGCGATCGCGCGAGCGCTGGTCAAGGATCCCGAGGTGCTGCTGGCCGACGAGCCGACGGGCAACCTGGACGAGGAGACGCGCGACGAGATCATGGACCTGCTCGAAGGTCTCTGGCGCGACCGCGGCCTCACCGTCGTGATCGTGACGCACGACACCGCGGTCGCCAAGCGGGCCCAGCGCCGCCTGCACATCAAGCACGGACAGGTGCGCGAGGTCGCCTGA
- a CDS encoding glycoside hydrolase family 38 C-terminal domain-containing protein, with the protein MYQQNQLAEMRIDRFVRERLTPALERAAVPASIEAWEVPGEPVPFAEAIAGDFRPFSAGQVWGRPWGTVWFRVTGAVPADWDASADEVELLVDLGFTRSQVGFQAEGLVWTPEGRILKALEPYNAYVRLQARPGESFELYLEAAANPDVGSNWTFAPTVMGRVSTAPQTPIYTLRRVDVVHRDREVWELVQDIFTAKGLAVVLPETSPRRAALFAALEAAVTAVDPFDVAGTAPRGREALAAVLASPASATAHRVFAVGHAHIDSAWLWPVRETIRKCARTFSNVLDLMDQDPQFVFACSSAQQFAWMKQFYPELFERIRARVAEGRFVPVGGMWVESDTNMPGSEAMARQFVEGKRFFLEEFGYEPREVWLPDSFGYSGALPQIAREAGMDHFLTQKISWNEVNLFPHHTFAWEGIDGSRIFTHFPPVDTYNAILSGEELARAERNFADKGRANTSLVPFGFGDGGGGPTREMLAAAARTADLEGSPSVRIASPAAFFEAARAEFDPAPVWVGELYLEFHRGTYTSQARTKRGNRRSEALLHEAELWATTAAVRAGAAYPEQELRDAWRTVLLQQFHDILPGSSIGWVHDQAVENYARVAEALEAIIARSLGALSGAAAGEATSGLVANASPFAIEGVPAGGIGRPRRDGEARIERDGDGIRLSNGRVSVVVDSDGLIASLVDAETGREAVPPGTRANVLQLFRDTPAQWDAWDVDIEYRLSGEELPGAESVEVVSESPEAVAVRTVRRFGASAVTQTLTLAAGSPALDIETHVDWHERQRMLKLAFPVDVHTASARSEIQFGHIERPTHTNTSWDVARFETSAHRWVHVGEPGFGLGVANDSTYGHDVTRHPRDGGGTYSLVRQTLLRAPLFPDPEADQGEHTLRTSLVIGGVDAAIEAGYRLNLPVRPAAAPVDPLIASSDPGVVVETVKLAQDGSGDVVVRLYESLGARAATTLAAAFPYERILRTDLLERETGDGALDLQLRPFELVTLRFVRG; encoded by the coding sequence GTGTACCAGCAGAACCAGCTCGCCGAGATGCGCATCGACCGGTTCGTCCGGGAGCGCCTCACGCCCGCCCTCGAGCGCGCGGCCGTCCCCGCCTCGATCGAGGCGTGGGAAGTGCCGGGCGAGCCGGTGCCCTTCGCGGAGGCCATCGCCGGCGACTTCCGGCCCTTCTCGGCCGGGCAGGTGTGGGGCCGTCCGTGGGGGACCGTGTGGTTCCGGGTGACCGGCGCCGTCCCGGCCGACTGGGACGCATCGGCGGACGAGGTCGAACTCCTCGTCGATCTCGGATTCACCCGCAGCCAGGTGGGGTTCCAGGCGGAGGGGCTGGTGTGGACGCCCGAGGGCAGGATCCTCAAGGCGCTCGAGCCGTACAACGCCTACGTCCGCCTGCAGGCCCGGCCGGGAGAGTCGTTCGAGCTGTACCTGGAGGCGGCCGCCAATCCCGACGTCGGCTCGAACTGGACGTTCGCGCCGACCGTGATGGGCCGCGTCTCGACCGCACCGCAGACGCCGATCTACACGCTCCGGCGGGTGGATGTCGTCCACCGCGACCGCGAGGTCTGGGAGCTGGTGCAGGACATCTTCACCGCGAAGGGTCTGGCGGTCGTCCTCCCCGAGACGTCGCCCCGCCGCGCGGCGCTGTTCGCCGCGCTCGAGGCGGCCGTCACCGCCGTCGATCCGTTCGACGTCGCGGGGACCGCGCCACGGGGGCGGGAGGCGCTCGCCGCAGTCCTCGCCTCGCCCGCGTCCGCGACGGCGCACCGCGTGTTCGCGGTCGGGCACGCGCACATCGACTCGGCCTGGCTGTGGCCCGTTCGCGAGACGATCCGCAAGTGTGCACGGACCTTCTCGAACGTGCTCGATCTGATGGACCAGGACCCGCAGTTCGTGTTCGCCTGCTCGTCCGCCCAGCAGTTCGCCTGGATGAAGCAGTTCTACCCGGAACTGTTCGAGCGCATCCGTGCCCGGGTCGCCGAAGGCCGGTTCGTCCCGGTGGGCGGGATGTGGGTGGAGTCCGACACGAACATGCCCGGCTCGGAGGCGATGGCCCGGCAGTTCGTCGAGGGCAAGCGGTTCTTCCTCGAGGAGTTCGGGTACGAGCCGCGCGAGGTGTGGCTGCCCGACTCGTTCGGCTACTCGGGTGCGCTGCCGCAGATCGCGCGCGAAGCCGGGATGGACCACTTCCTCACCCAGAAGATCTCGTGGAACGAGGTGAACCTGTTCCCGCACCACACGTTCGCGTGGGAGGGCATCGACGGGTCGCGCATCTTCACGCACTTCCCGCCCGTCGACACCTACAACGCCATCCTGTCCGGCGAGGAGCTGGCCCGTGCCGAGCGGAACTTCGCCGACAAGGGCCGCGCCAACACGTCCCTGGTGCCGTTCGGCTTCGGCGACGGCGGCGGAGGGCCGACGCGCGAGATGCTCGCCGCCGCTGCGCGGACCGCGGACCTCGAAGGGTCGCCGTCGGTGCGCATCGCGTCGCCAGCCGCGTTCTTCGAGGCGGCGCGTGCGGAGTTCGACCCGGCCCCGGTGTGGGTGGGAGAGCTCTATCTGGAGTTCCACCGCGGCACCTACACCTCACAGGCACGGACCAAGCGCGGCAACCGCCGCAGCGAGGCGCTGCTGCACGAAGCGGAGCTCTGGGCGACGACGGCCGCCGTCCGTGCCGGGGCGGCCTACCCGGAGCAGGAGCTGCGCGACGCCTGGCGGACGGTGCTGCTGCAGCAGTTCCACGACATCCTGCCCGGGTCGTCGATCGGCTGGGTGCACGACCAGGCGGTGGAGAACTACGCGAGGGTGGCGGAGGCGCTGGAGGCGATCATCGCCCGCTCGCTCGGCGCGCTGAGCGGTGCGGCGGCCGGCGAGGCCACCTCCGGTCTCGTCGCGAACGCCTCGCCGTTCGCGATCGAGGGGGTGCCCGCCGGCGGCATCGGACGGCCCCGGCGTGACGGCGAAGCGCGGATCGAGCGGGACGGCGACGGCATCCGGCTCTCGAACGGTCGCGTGAGCGTCGTCGTGGATTCCGACGGCCTGATCGCGTCGCTGGTGGATGCGGAGACCGGGCGCGAGGCGGTGCCTCCGGGAACGCGCGCCAACGTCCTCCAGCTGTTCCGCGACACCCCCGCGCAGTGGGACGCCTGGGACGTCGACATCGAATACCGGCTGTCCGGAGAGGAACTGCCCGGCGCGGAGTCCGTCGAGGTGGTGTCCGAGTCGCCCGAGGCGGTCGCCGTGCGGACCGTCCGCCGCTTCGGGGCGTCCGCCGTCACGCAGACGCTCACCCTGGCCGCGGGCTCCCCGGCGCTCGACATCGAGACGCACGTCGACTGGCACGAGCGCCAGCGGATGCTGAAGCTCGCCTTCCCGGTCGACGTGCACACCGCGTCCGCGCGGTCGGAGATCCAGTTCGGCCACATCGAGCGCCCGACGCACACCAACACGAGCTGGGATGTCGCCCGGTTCGAGACGAGCGCACACCGCTGGGTCCACGTCGGCGAGCCAGGGTTCGGCCTCGGCGTCGCCAACGACTCGACCTACGGTCACGATGTCACCCGCCACCCGCGCGACGGAGGCGGCACCTACTCGCTGGTGCGGCAGACGCTGCTGCGCGCCCCGCTCTTCCCCGATCCCGAGGCGGACCAGGGCGAGCACACGCTGCGCACGTCCCTCGTGATCGGCGGGGTGGATGCGGCGATCGAAGCCGGCTACCGGCTCAACCTCCCCGTGCGCCCGGCCGCGGCGCCGGTCGACCCGCTGATCGCGTCGAGCGATCCGGGCGTCGTCGTGGAGACCGTGAAGCTGGCCCAGGACGGCTCGGGCGACGTGGTCGTCCGGCTGTATGAGTCGCTCGGCGCCCGGGCCGCGACGACCCTGGCGGCCGCGTTCCCGTACGAGCGCATCCTGCGCACCGATCTGCTGGAGCGGGAGACCGGCGACGGCGCGCTCGATCTGCAGCTGCGTCCGTTCGAGCTCGTCACGCTGCGGTTCGTCCGCGGGTGA
- a CDS encoding alpha/beta fold hydrolase gives MATIDGFRYDTIPGSGGVPIHVAVGGSGPAVVLLHGFPQTHYMWREVAGRLSGDHTVIVPDLRGYGESGKPAEAGDDTYSKRTMGDDVVAVAAALGHERFGLIGHDRGALVGVRAALDHPDRVRYLGILDVLPTLDTWDVLHGVDAKIAWHLYLMAQPVGLPERMIAAVADDFFASFLDAWDTDGSTFPAEVRRHYIDSSVAAVPSIVADYRASAGIDLEMDRADRAAGSRLAMPVGVLSQDWGSQLGFDPRAIWGAWSDDLTYEPIGAGHFMAEEKPDDVARFIRSLAARAGS, from the coding sequence ATGGCCACGATCGACGGCTTCCGATACGACACCATCCCCGGCAGCGGGGGCGTCCCGATCCACGTCGCCGTCGGAGGGAGCGGTCCCGCCGTCGTTCTGCTGCACGGCTTCCCGCAGACCCACTACATGTGGCGCGAGGTCGCCGGCCGGCTCTCCGGCGATCACACCGTGATCGTCCCGGACCTCCGCGGGTACGGCGAGAGCGGCAAGCCGGCGGAGGCGGGCGACGACACCTATTCGAAGCGGACCATGGGCGACGACGTCGTCGCGGTCGCCGCCGCCCTCGGCCACGAGCGGTTCGGCCTGATCGGTCACGATCGCGGCGCGCTCGTCGGCGTCCGGGCCGCCCTCGACCACCCCGACCGCGTGCGCTACCTCGGCATCCTCGACGTTCTCCCCACCCTCGACACCTGGGACGTACTGCACGGGGTGGATGCGAAGATCGCCTGGCATCTCTACCTGATGGCTCAGCCCGTGGGGCTGCCCGAGCGCATGATCGCCGCCGTCGCCGACGACTTCTTCGCCTCGTTCCTCGACGCGTGGGACACCGACGGCTCCACCTTCCCGGCGGAGGTGCGGAGGCACTACATCGACAGCTCGGTGGCCGCGGTGCCGTCGATCGTCGCCGACTACCGCGCCAGCGCCGGCATCGATCTGGAGATGGACCGCGCGGATCGCGCCGCGGGAAGCCGGCTGGCCATGCCGGTCGGCGTCCTCTCGCAGGACTGGGGTTCGCAGCTCGGGTTCGATCCGCGGGCGATCTGGGGCGCCTGGTCCGACGACCTGACCTACGAGCCGATCGGCGCCGGCCACTTCATGGCCGAGGAGAAGCCGGACGACGTGGCCCGGTTCATCCGGTCGCTCGCCGCGCGCGCCGGCTCGTAG
- a CDS encoding TetR/AcrR family transcriptional regulator C-terminal ligand-binding domain-containing protein: MSYSDTPSRRVGRPRDDDRESRILAVVNALLAERGYDGVSFEEVARRAGASKPTLYRRWATKREMVVAALKAGPARREDADAIDTGSLRGDLLALCRRLLTTLRSADGQTALALLQAGFEDPELGETIERTVGPTGARLPAEVVAAAVRRGELPEGVDPFPFEEVTGSVLLLRRLNGLATTDAYLEALVDTILLPALRATPGRAALPAGIFSGRPETTDA, encoded by the coding sequence GTGTCGTATTCAGATACTCCCTCTCGCCGCGTGGGCCGGCCACGCGATGACGACCGCGAGTCGCGCATCCTCGCCGTCGTCAACGCCCTGCTCGCCGAACGCGGTTACGACGGCGTCTCGTTCGAGGAGGTCGCCCGCCGAGCCGGCGCCTCCAAGCCGACCCTGTACCGCCGCTGGGCGACCAAGCGCGAGATGGTCGTCGCAGCCCTCAAAGCCGGGCCGGCCCGGCGGGAGGACGCCGACGCGATCGACACCGGTTCGCTTCGCGGCGACCTGCTCGCGCTCTGCCGCCGCCTGTTGACGACCCTCCGATCGGCCGACGGCCAGACCGCGCTCGCTCTCCTGCAGGCCGGGTTCGAGGACCCGGAGCTCGGCGAGACGATCGAGCGGACGGTCGGGCCCACCGGTGCGCGCCTCCCCGCCGAGGTCGTCGCGGCGGCGGTACGGCGCGGTGAGCTCCCCGAAGGCGTCGACCCGTTCCCGTTCGAGGAAGTCACGGGCTCGGTGCTCCTGCTCCGCCGCCTCAACGGCCTCGCCACCACCGACGCGTACCTGGAGGCGCTGGTCGACACCATCCTGCTCCCGGCGCTCCGCGCGACGCCGGGGCGCGCCGCGCTTCCCGCCGGCATCTTCTCCGGGCGACCGGAGACCACCGACGCCTGA
- a CDS encoding response regulator: MSNEPRTVVLIDDHGMFRQGIRALIEGRFLIVGEGGSSEEALTLVAEHSPDVLLLDVEIPGTPAEQTIARIRRHHPQTAVVILTMHSDAVLERQLLRAGAAAFITKTVGSEQLIAVIARATPPTGEPAEASVDAEAADAILTVREQEVLRMIAQAYSNRDIAMSLSIAEGTVKRHTTNMYEKLGATSRIDAVRKAARLGLLD; encoded by the coding sequence ATGAGCAACGAACCGCGAACCGTCGTCCTCATCGACGACCACGGCATGTTCCGGCAGGGCATCCGAGCCCTCATCGAGGGCCGGTTCCTCATCGTCGGGGAGGGCGGCTCCAGCGAGGAGGCACTGACTCTCGTCGCCGAGCACTCCCCCGACGTCCTGCTCCTCGACGTCGAGATCCCCGGTACGCCGGCCGAGCAGACGATCGCGCGCATCCGGAGGCATCACCCGCAGACGGCGGTCGTCATCCTCACGATGCACAGCGACGCCGTGCTCGAACGGCAGCTGCTCCGTGCGGGGGCCGCGGCCTTCATCACGAAGACGGTGGGGAGCGAGCAGCTGATCGCCGTGATCGCGCGGGCCACCCCGCCGACCGGTGAGCCTGCTGAGGCGAGCGTCGATGCCGAGGCCGCCGACGCCATCCTCACCGTCCGCGAGCAGGAGGTGCTGCGCATGATCGCGCAGGCCTACTCGAACCGCGACATCGCGATGTCGCTCTCGATCGCCGAGGGCACGGTCAAACGCCACACCACGAACATGTACGAGAAGCTCGGAGCCACCTCCCGCATCGACGCGGTCAGGAAGGCCGCCCGGCTGGGCCTGCTCGACTGA
- a CDS encoding UbiA family prenyltransferase, which yields MSSVVHPDRGTIATCASRVGLAFLEGRPVVLGVFALRFVVGTLLVVGADWSSPGLWLATISWLLTVWAVYLINGISDIEGDRLNGSSRPLASGRLEVPAAWAIAAILLTLSLLLASLFPRPFLLAVLAFVGLGLVYSVGPWAAKKAAVAALAVAAVGVFLTYLAAALVVGGTVSASAVVFAAVASSWIAVVGHTKDFGDVAGDAADGRRTLPVMLGAERARVVVAAGTGVVSAAALALGALVHQLRTLLVLGAAGPIVIVVTLLAGGGDRRGEKRPYRSFMAGQYALNVAALLGALES from the coding sequence ATGAGCAGCGTCGTCCACCCGGATCGCGGCACGATCGCGACCTGCGCGTCCCGGGTGGGGCTGGCGTTCCTGGAGGGGCGGCCAGTGGTGCTCGGCGTCTTCGCCCTCCGCTTCGTGGTGGGGACGCTGCTGGTCGTCGGCGCGGACTGGTCGTCGCCGGGGCTCTGGCTCGCGACCATCTCCTGGCTCCTCACGGTGTGGGCCGTCTACCTGATCAACGGGATCAGCGACATCGAGGGCGACCGGCTCAACGGGTCGTCCCGGCCGCTGGCCTCCGGCCGGCTGGAGGTTCCCGCGGCGTGGGCCATCGCGGCGATCCTCCTCACGCTGTCTCTGCTGCTCGCCTCCCTGTTCCCCCGCCCGTTCCTGCTCGCCGTGCTGGCGTTCGTCGGCCTGGGGCTCGTCTACTCGGTCGGACCGTGGGCGGCGAAGAAGGCGGCGGTGGCCGCTCTGGCGGTCGCAGCGGTCGGCGTGTTCCTCACGTACCTGGCCGCGGCGCTCGTCGTCGGCGGAACGGTGTCCGCATCCGCCGTGGTCTTCGCTGCGGTCGCATCCTCCTGGATCGCGGTGGTCGGGCACACCAAGGACTTCGGCGATGTCGCCGGCGACGCGGCCGACGGGCGCCGCACGCTTCCGGTGATGCTCGGAGCGGAGCGGGCGCGGGTCGTCGTCGCCGCGGGGACCGGTGTCGTATCGGCCGCGGCGCTGGCGCTCGGCGCGCTCGTCCACCAGCTCCGAACGCTGCTGGTCCTCGGTGCGGCCGGCCCGATCGTGATCGTCGTCACGCTCCTGGCCGGTGGCGGAGACCGCCGCGGCGAGAAGCGGCCGTACCGATCCTTCATGGCGGGTCAGTACGCTCTGAACGTCGCAGCGCTTCTGGGAGCGCTCGAGAGCTGA
- a CDS encoding DedA family protein: protein MAHDLADFLGDVGPLVFYLAVWGLVFAGTALFVGVFIPFITGDSLLFGAGILTGTNPELSIWVLAIGVGVAAVLGDQVGFWLGRRLGRPYLTRRGGRWVQAGVKRAERFYELFGWWSVVISRYIPWGRVFIPPIAGISAMSYWRFLSANIVGALSWGVLITVIGYFAAVDPGVRPVAYIVAGVVILASLVAGIRAWVLDRRARRTLPE, encoded by the coding sequence ATGGCCCACGACCTCGCAGACTTCCTCGGGGATGTCGGGCCGCTCGTCTTCTATCTGGCGGTCTGGGGGCTGGTCTTCGCCGGGACCGCGCTCTTCGTCGGCGTCTTCATCCCGTTCATCACGGGCGACTCGCTGCTGTTCGGCGCCGGCATCCTGACGGGCACGAACCCGGAGCTGTCGATCTGGGTGCTGGCGATCGGGGTGGGAGTCGCAGCGGTGCTCGGCGACCAGGTCGGATTCTGGCTCGGACGCCGGCTGGGCCGGCCGTACCTGACCCGGCGCGGAGGCCGCTGGGTGCAGGCCGGCGTGAAGCGGGCGGAGCGGTTCTACGAGCTGTTCGGCTGGTGGTCCGTCGTCATCAGCCGCTACATCCCCTGGGGCCGCGTCTTCATCCCGCCGATCGCCGGGATCAGCGCGATGAGCTACTGGCGGTTCCTCAGCGCCAACATCGTCGGGGCGCTCAGTTGGGGCGTCCTCATCACCGTGATCGGCTACTTCGCCGCGGTCGACCCCGGCGTGCGCCCGGTCGCCTACATCGTGGCGGGAGTGGTCATCCTCGCCTCCCTCGTCGCGGGCATCCGCGCGTGGGTCCTCGACCGCCGGGCACGGCGCACCCTTCCGGAATGA